The DNA window CTAGATTTTTTGTTGTTTCCATGGCTCTGCCAAAGTGCTTGTCATGTGTACCATGAAAACATTGTTTCAACACACTAAAGATCTTCTCGACTCGAGAGTCCTTGCACAGAGAATAACATTTTTGAAAACTCGGAACCCCTCAATTTCTAAAACTATGTTCACAATTATGCACACTATTTGATCCAACAAAAGCTGAAACAGGCAGACTAACGTCACTCATCTATAGTAATGGATGCCTTATTAGTTTTGAGTAGTTTTCCATATCTTCTCTATTTTTGTATCATACATTTATACTAAGTGGCACCCCTCTTCGTCGGTGTTTGTTTAACAGGACGAAACATTTGAAGATGATGAAAATTGGTGGATGGTTGCTGAAGACACAGCATCCCAAACAGAATTAGCGTACGTTCGACATCATTAGCAACCGCGGAAGACGCGTTTGACCAAAATCTGGAGCACCTGCCTGGTCAGTTTTCTTCGTTCACtaataaattatgcatgtttcACTTCACTAAATTAACTCAACTGTTTTATCTActcgaaaataaaatataataaaatcgtGCTTAATCCAATTTatgttaaaatttaatatatatgcaTGCGATGTGTGCTGTGTGCATGATACAAATTATAAATGATTAATTTCAACGGGTCTATTATAGTCCAAAATTCTAAAAAAGTGTGAAACATTTCGAAGCATATGAGCCAAGTTTCAAGCTTCTTAATTAAGCGAGCTTAATACAAGTTTTAggcataatttttttaattcaactataattttaattatctctaataaattaatgttgtaaatactatataaatataataaatttaaatgtaATGTATTAATTTTTTGTTTGATTCTAATTCAATCTATTTTATCATTCATTTCATCTTTGATGTCAACAAATTGAAACTCAATTtaattggattattttaaataattttatttaatatcttTGGTATGTTATAAAGCATCGTTATCTACAATAGATTCATCATCGCTACTTTTAATTATCTAAGATTATACATTTTGACATTATTTGTTCGTAaaatttctaatttatttttatcttcTTGTTCAACAatcttgtttttaaaaaaattgcatcTAATCCTtattaaacataattatacaTTGTTGGCATCACTTATtaataaaatccttaatttgtgTTCGCATTACATGTGTAGGGTAAGTTTGTgaaatttatatgttttttttaaaaaaaagtctgAAATTGAAGGATTATTTTAATCTAGTACTGTTAAGAGTTATATATTAGTCAATATTTGGTCCTTTGAGTTTGAATTGATGTTATAATTAAATTTGTAGTCTTTCTAGCAAGTTATTAAGTAAATAGTAGATATTTTTTGAGACATCGTTATagatgagacgggtcaattttatttatatttacaataaaaattaatatttttgacataaaaaataataatttttattgatgactCGGATAAAAAATTCACGTGTTAAATTAATTGTTTCGGTCTCTACTAATTAAGTGTGATTATAATTTATAAGTTAATCCAGCactttattatcattattttgaaACTTGTTCACTTGACTTGAATGTCATTGTTTATGTCAAGCGTGTACCTCAAATTCCAGAATCCGATTATGGCAACGACCAAAGAAGATCAAGTCAACGTCGCCACCCCACCGCCGCCAGACTTCCTCTCCACCGCCGCGCTCAACTCCCTCGTCACCTACAAATCCCTCATCGGCCACCTCCAATCCACCCTACCATCGCACGCCGACACCATCAACTCCCCTCTCCGCCACACCCACCAAACAAGCCCCTCGTCCTCCCTCCTCCTCATGCCCTCTTGGTGCAATTCACCATCTCTGCCCTATATGGGTGTGAAGCTAGTCACCTACCTCCCTAAAAATTCAACACTCAACTTGCCTGGTGTACACGCTGTTTATGTTCTCTTTAACTCTCTCACAGGCCAGCCCTTGGTATCCATGGATGCCACCGGGCTTACACCCTTCCGCACCGCCTGCGTTTCTGCCTTGGCTTCGTGTTACTTGTCGAGACACGATGTCGAAACTCTTGTGATGATCGGAGCTGGTTCTTTAGCTCCACATTTGATCAAGGCACATTTGATTATGAGGCCAAGTTTGAAAAGAGTTGTGGTGTGGAATAGAACTCTTGAAAAGGCTAGAACTTTGGTTCATGAATTGACGAAAGAGGGTGATAGATTTCAAGGGGTGTGTTTTGAGAGTAATGAATGTTTGGAAGAAGCGGTGAAACTGGGCGATATCATCTCCTGTGCTACGAATTCAGAAACACCACTGGTTAAGGGTTTGGATTTGAAGGCAGGCGCGCATTTGGATTTGGTGGGGTCGTTTACTCGGTCGATGATGGAGTGCGATGATGAGGCGTTGAGGAGGGGTAGGGTATATATCGATAATGAGGCGGCGGTCGTGGAGTCTGGCGAATTAGTTGGTGCGTTGGAGAGAGGGGTGATCAGGAAGGATGAGATTGTGGGGGATTTGGTGGAGTTGATCAAAGGGGAGAAACGTGGGAGGAAGGATTTGGATGAGATCACTGTTTTTAAATCAGTTGGTTTTGCTGTTGTTGATCTGTTGAGTGCACAGCTTGTGTATGAAAGTTTCATGAATAATCAGGTTCAAATAAAATGATCTTTTAAGGTTTGGTTGTTCAATACAAATCAAGATTTGGTTCTAAGGCAATGACTTAAAACCATTTTGTATGCATATTGAACAAATTTGTATTTGCATTTTTGTTTCCTGGTTGTCTTTGATATTGTgattataataaattagtatGCTGAAGCAAGAAAAGGCATATCCATTAAGGATCCCAGATGAGACTCTTGGTAGGCCTTGAGCAGAACCGAGAATGGAAGCATGGCATTGAGCCGTCAACTATGGCGGTTCCAGCTAGTTGTCATGCACATGATTTTCTGTATGTAAGTTTTAGTGGTTTCGTTTCCCAGCGGTGCCCATTGGATGAAGAACATTCTGGCAAAGGAACActggatttttttatttttgagaaacACCTAAAAACCTTGATAAATTAACTTTTTAAGCAAAGTGTCTCTTGAATTTAAACTGATCTGTTGTTTATGGTGTATGATGATATGCTGGTTCTTAGATTCAAACAACGACAGCaaacaaataacaataaaagATTATCGATTCAAAGGAACTGAAATAAATACATGGTGTTGATAGTATATTTCTCAGATAAAAAACCTATACCAATCTCCTAGCAAAGCTAATGTAACAAAACGAATGAACTGAATGACCAACTCCCTCTCTCCCCGCTAATATTATCCTTTACTACGTGAGTTCCTAAATGGGTCTGTTAAGCTTTCTAGGGTAAACGAACTTTATGTTGGGCTTTGGATGATTTTCTGAACCCCTAACAATACGCTCTCCCTCACCATTAGCCTTGTTCTCAAAACTAAAGTCTGGAAATTGAGTTGAGACTTCTGCAACAtcttcccaagtggcctcttcagCGGGCCAATTCTTCCATTCAATGAGCACTTGTTGTTTATCTTCATCACATTCTTTATTATACCTGGTGGATAAAACCTTGCTTGACTCATAGACCACGATAAAGTCTGCATCCAATCATTTTGCTTCTCGTGGTTGTTTGCCCCGCTCCCATTGCTTTTTAGACCACACATGAAACATAGAATGTAATCACGATTCGACCGGTAATTGCAATATGTACGCCACATTCCCAGTACCTTGAATGGACCATAATATCGGAACTCCAATTTTTGAAATACTCTGTGACACACTGATTGTTGCCTATCTGGCCttcatttaaaaaatacatcATCTCCCACTTGAAATGACACACCTCGTCTTCTGACATTAACATACTTTAGGCAAATTATACTCTGATGCGTTCTTAGCAAATTGTACTTAACTTGCCTCAATACCTCATCTCGATCACTTAGTTCTTGTCCTACAGCAACCACTTTAGTCTCCCCTGTAAAAATTGTGTTAACACGAAGGTTTCCTCCCATAAACTACCTCAAAGGATTTCATTCATGCTGCAGATTAATAGGAGGTATTATAACAAAACACAGCCTACTAAACACAGCCCAATTCCCGGGTTGTTCATATGAGAAGCATCACATATAGGTCTCGATACACCTATTCAACACTTCACTTTTCCCAACCGACTCAGGGTGGTACGCCGAACTCAGTCCTAACTTTGTTCCGTGAAATCTGAATAATTCTGAGTAGAAAGCACTCAACTACTCCATTGACAATAAAAGGGTGCTTGAGTAAAATGAAGTGGTTGTACTTGGACAACCTGTCTACCACCACCACCAATACCTCGTAACCCCTCGATTTAGGCAACCCTGCAGTGAAATCCATTGGAATGGGTTGTAACAACCGAGCGGGCTTAGCAGCTTGGTATTTATGTTTCTGAAATATGTCACATTCAGTCGCCATCCTTACCACATCATTTTTCATCCCACCCAATAGAAATTGTTCGAAAAGCCCATGAATGACCACCTGTTGGAGTAACATGACATTCCTTTAACACTTTAGTAACCCACTTCGAACCTTTAGGCAGCACTAATCTGCCTATACACTAAACTCTCATTGACCAATCAATAATGCCCCATTTCACTATCGTGTTTGGTCAATTTCTTGAACCTTGGCTGCAAGG is part of the Primulina tabacum isolate GXHZ01 chromosome 18, ASM2559414v2, whole genome shotgun sequence genome and encodes:
- the LOC142533474 gene encoding protein SAR DEFICIENT 4-like, translated to MSLFMSSVYLKFQNPIMATTKEDQVNVATPPPPDFLSTAALNSLVTYKSLIGHLQSTLPSHADTINSPLRHTHQTSPSSSLLLMPSWCNSPSLPYMGVKLVTYLPKNSTLNLPGVHAVYVLFNSLTGQPLVSMDATGLTPFRTACVSALASCYLSRHDVETLVMIGAGSLAPHLIKAHLIMRPSLKRVVVWNRTLEKARTLVHELTKEGDRFQGVCFESNECLEEAVKLGDIISCATNSETPLVKGLDLKAGAHLDLVGSFTRSMMECDDEALRRGRVYIDNEAAVVESGELVGALERGVIRKDEIVGDLVELIKGEKRGRKDLDEITVFKSVGFAVVDLLSAQLVYESFMNNQVQIK